The following are encoded together in the Mycteria americana isolate JAX WOST 10 ecotype Jacksonville Zoo and Gardens chromosome 2, USCA_MyAme_1.0, whole genome shotgun sequence genome:
- the DUSP22 gene encoding dual specificity protein phosphatase 22 isoform X1: MGNGMNKILPGLFIGNFKDARDVEQLSKNNITHILSIHDSARPMLEGVKYLCIPAADSPSQNLARHFRESIKFIHECRLTGEGCLVHCLAGVSRSVTLVVAYIMTITDFGWEDALSVVRAARSCANPNMGFQRQLQDFEKHDVDQFRQWLKEEYGENSSQDLQEAKNLLSKYKEQAELQQTTGGRQWNNNFSSVPSLSYSNYTTET, translated from the exons ATGGGGAATGGGATGAACAAG attCTGCCTGGCTTGTTCATTGGCAACTTTAAAG ATGCCCGAGATGTAGAGCAATTGAGTAAGAATAACATTACGCACATTCTTTCAATCCACGACAGTGCCCGCCCAATGCTCGAG GGAGTGAAGTATCTGTGCATTCCTGCTGCTGACTCACCCTCACAGAACTT agcAAGGCATTTCAGAGAGAGCATCAAATTTATCCATGAGTGCCGGCTTACAGGTGAAGGCTGCCTAGTTCATTG CCTTGCAGGTGTCTCCAGGAGTGTAACATTGGTGGTTGCCTACATCATGACCATCACAGACTTTGGCTGGGAAGATGCACTGTCTGTTGTCCGCGCAGCGAGATCCTGTGCCAATCCTAACATGGGCTTCCAGAGGCAGCTACAGGACTTTGAAAAACATGATGTTGATCAG TTCAGGCAGTGGCTGAAAGAAGAATATGGGGAAAACTCTTCTCAGGATCTGCAAGAAGCCAAAAATCTTCTGAGCAAATATAAAGAGCAGGCAGAGTTGCAGCAGACTACTGGAGGAAGACAGTGGAATAACAACTTCTCCTCTGTGCCATCTCTCTCATACAGCAACTACACAACAGAGACCTAA
- the DUSP22 gene encoding dual specificity protein phosphatase 22 isoform X3: MTITDFGWEDALSVVRAARSCANPNMGFQRQLQDFEKHDVDQFRQWLKEEYGENSSQDLQEAKNLLSKYKEQAELQQTTGGRQWNNNFSSVPSLSYSNYTTET; this comes from the exons ATGACCATCACAGACTTTGGCTGGGAAGATGCACTGTCTGTTGTCCGCGCAGCGAGATCCTGTGCCAATCCTAACATGGGCTTCCAGAGGCAGCTACAGGACTTTGAAAAACATGATGTTGATCAG TTCAGGCAGTGGCTGAAAGAAGAATATGGGGAAAACTCTTCTCAGGATCTGCAAGAAGCCAAAAATCTTCTGAGCAAATATAAAGAGCAGGCAGAGTTGCAGCAGACTACTGGAGGAAGACAGTGGAATAACAACTTCTCCTCTGTGCCATCTCTCTCATACAGCAACTACACAACAGAGACCTAA
- the DUSP22 gene encoding dual specificity protein phosphatase 22 isoform X2, producing MLEGVKYLCIPAADSPSQNLARHFRESIKFIHECRLTGEGCLVHCLAGVSRSVTLVVAYIMTITDFGWEDALSVVRAARSCANPNMGFQRQLQDFEKHDVDQFRQWLKEEYGENSSQDLQEAKNLLSKYKEQAELQQTTGGRQWNNNFSSVPSLSYSNYTTET from the exons ATGCTCGAG GGAGTGAAGTATCTGTGCATTCCTGCTGCTGACTCACCCTCACAGAACTT agcAAGGCATTTCAGAGAGAGCATCAAATTTATCCATGAGTGCCGGCTTACAGGTGAAGGCTGCCTAGTTCATTG CCTTGCAGGTGTCTCCAGGAGTGTAACATTGGTGGTTGCCTACATCATGACCATCACAGACTTTGGCTGGGAAGATGCACTGTCTGTTGTCCGCGCAGCGAGATCCTGTGCCAATCCTAACATGGGCTTCCAGAGGCAGCTACAGGACTTTGAAAAACATGATGTTGATCAG TTCAGGCAGTGGCTGAAAGAAGAATATGGGGAAAACTCTTCTCAGGATCTGCAAGAAGCCAAAAATCTTCTGAGCAAATATAAAGAGCAGGCAGAGTTGCAGCAGACTACTGGAGGAAGACAGTGGAATAACAACTTCTCCTCTGTGCCATCTCTCTCATACAGCAACTACACAACAGAGACCTAA